A genomic stretch from Aminobacter aminovorans includes:
- a CDS encoding NADPH-dependent FMN reductase, with amino-acid sequence MDTYKVGYFVGSLAAGSINRKLAKALVRLAPKHLEMEEIPFRDLPLYSYDYDADFPPPARSFKTALAGVDAVLFVTPEYNRSIPGGLKNAIDWASRPYGTNSFTRKPSAVIGTSPGAIGTAVAQQSLRSVLSFCNSPQMNAPEAYIQFKPGLITDEGEVTNEGTAEFLKNYMAEFHAFVVRVYTVLPRGG; translated from the coding sequence ATGGACACCTACAAGGTCGGCTATTTCGTCGGCAGCCTTGCCGCTGGTTCGATCAACCGCAAGCTCGCCAAGGCGCTGGTCAGGCTCGCGCCCAAGCATCTCGAAATGGAAGAGATCCCGTTCAGGGACCTGCCGCTCTACAGTTATGACTACGATGCCGACTTTCCGCCGCCGGCGCGTTCCTTCAAGACGGCGCTGGCCGGCGTCGATGCCGTGCTGTTCGTGACGCCCGAATACAACCGTTCGATCCCCGGCGGCCTCAAGAACGCCATCGACTGGGCGAGCCGGCCCTACGGCACCAATTCCTTCACCCGCAAGCCTTCCGCCGTCATCGGCACGTCGCCCGGCGCGATCGGCACCGCCGTCGCCCAGCAAAGCCTGCGCAGCGTGCTGAGTTTCTGCAATTCGCCGCAGATGAACGCGCCCGAAGCCTACATCCAGTTCAAGCCCGGGCTGATCACCGACGAGGGCGAGGTGACCAACGAAGGCACCGCCGAATTCCTCAAGAATTACATGGCCGAGTTCCATGCTTTCGTGGTCAGGGTCTATACGGTATTGCCGCGGGGTGGCTGA
- a CDS encoding HutD family protein yields MTTEIMAWPPAAGLDAFDWRISMAQVASGGPFSVFAGIDRTLTVLAGTMRLAAGDAEPVALSPLSQPYAFPGDVDTEARLIDGPVLDFNVMTRRGRVSHAVERLSFSEPTEIVLGEGISLIFVASGAARMDGEAVAAFDTLYQDDGTARLKIEPTAPLSLLLVTIRLT; encoded by the coding sequence GTGACGACCGAAATCATGGCCTGGCCGCCCGCGGCCGGGCTCGACGCCTTCGACTGGCGTATCTCGATGGCGCAGGTGGCCAGCGGCGGGCCGTTTTCGGTCTTTGCCGGCATCGACCGGACGCTGACCGTGCTGGCCGGTACAATGCGACTTGCAGCGGGCGATGCCGAGCCGGTTGCGCTTTCTCCTCTGTCCCAGCCTTATGCTTTTCCCGGTGATGTCGACACCGAGGCCAGGCTCATCGACGGGCCGGTCCTCGACTTCAACGTCATGACCCGGCGCGGCCGTGTCAGCCACGCCGTTGAACGGCTGTCGTTTTCGGAGCCGACCGAAATTGTCCTGGGGGAGGGCATCAGCCTGATCTTCGTCGCATCCGGGGCGGCACGCATGGACGGCGAGGCGGTGGCGGCATTCGACACGCTTTATCAGGACGACGGCACGGCCAGGTTGAAGATCGAGCCGACCGCGCCTCTGTCGCTGTTGCTGGTCACCATTCGCCTGACATAA
- the hutU gene encoding urocanate hydratase, protein MTQHSRIDNARVIRAATGTELTAKSWLTEAPLRMLMNNLDPMVAEKPGELVVYGGIGRAARDWESFDRIVAALRKLEGDETLLIQSGKPVGVFRTHKDAPRVLLANSNLVPHWANWDHFNALDKKGLMMYGQMTAGSWIYIGSQGIVQGTYETFVEMGRQHFGGDLGGRWILTAGLGGMGGAQPLAATMAGAACLAIECQASRIEMRLKTGYVDVQAKDLDDALAIIDRACKERKAISVALLGNAAEILPELVKRGVKPDVVTDQTSAHDPVNGYLPIGWTVAEWEDKRERDPKAVEKAARASMAVHVKAMLDFHKMGIPTVDYGNNIRQVAKEEGVENAFDFPGFVPAYIRPLFCRGIGPFRWAALSGDPEDIYKTDAKVKELLPDNKHLHNWLDMAAKRIHFQGLPARICWVGLGDRHRLGLAFNEMVAKGELKAPVVIGRDHLDSGSVASPNRETEAMKDGSDAVSDWPLLNALLNTASGATWVSLHHGGGVGMGFSQHSGVVICADGTEDAARRLERVLWNDPATGVMRHADAGYDVALDCARDKGLNLPGILG, encoded by the coding sequence ATGACCCAACATTCCCGCATCGACAATGCCCGCGTCATCCGCGCCGCCACCGGCACGGAGCTTACCGCCAAGAGCTGGCTTACCGAAGCGCCGCTGCGCATGCTGATGAACAATCTCGACCCTATGGTCGCGGAAAAGCCGGGCGAGCTCGTCGTCTATGGCGGCATCGGCCGGGCCGCCCGTGACTGGGAGAGCTTCGACCGCATCGTTGCCGCCCTGCGCAAGCTCGAAGGCGACGAGACGCTGCTGATCCAGTCGGGCAAGCCGGTCGGCGTGTTCCGCACCCACAAGGACGCGCCGCGCGTGTTGCTCGCCAACTCCAACCTGGTGCCGCACTGGGCCAACTGGGATCATTTCAACGCCCTCGATAAGAAGGGCCTGATGATGTACGGCCAGATGACGGCCGGCTCGTGGATCTATATCGGCAGCCAGGGCATCGTCCAGGGCACCTACGAGACCTTCGTCGAAATGGGCCGCCAGCATTTCGGCGGCGACCTCGGCGGCCGCTGGATCCTGACCGCCGGCCTCGGCGGCATGGGCGGCGCCCAGCCGCTGGCCGCGACCATGGCCGGCGCTGCCTGCCTTGCCATCGAATGCCAGGCGAGCCGCATCGAGATGCGTCTCAAGACAGGTTATGTCGACGTCCAGGCCAAGGATCTCGACGATGCGCTCGCCATCATCGACAGGGCCTGCAAGGAAAGGAAGGCGATTTCGGTCGCACTTCTCGGCAATGCCGCCGAAATCCTGCCCGAACTCGTCAAGCGCGGCGTCAAACCGGACGTTGTGACCGACCAGACCTCGGCACATGACCCTGTCAACGGCTACCTGCCGATCGGCTGGACGGTTGCCGAATGGGAAGACAAGCGTGAGCGCGACCCCAAGGCGGTCGAAAAGGCCGCGCGTGCGTCGATGGCCGTGCACGTCAAGGCAATGCTCGACTTCCACAAGATGGGCATTCCCACCGTCGACTATGGCAACAACATCCGCCAGGTCGCCAAGGAAGAGGGCGTCGAGAACGCCTTCGACTTCCCCGGTTTCGTGCCGGCCTATATCCGCCCGCTGTTTTGCCGCGGCATCGGTCCGTTCCGCTGGGCAGCCCTCTCCGGAGATCCGGAGGACATCTACAAGACCGACGCCAAGGTGAAGGAACTGCTGCCCGACAACAAGCACCTGCACAATTGGCTCGACATGGCAGCCAAGCGCATCCACTTCCAGGGCCTGCCGGCACGCATCTGCTGGGTCGGCCTCGGCGACCGCCACCGCCTCGGCCTCGCCTTCAACGAGATGGTCGCCAAGGGCGAGCTCAAGGCGCCTGTCGTCATCGGCCGCGATCACCTCGATTCCGGCTCGGTTGCGTCGCCGAACCGCGAGACCGAAGCGATGAAGGACGGCTCGGACGCCGTCTCCGACTGGCCGCTGCTGAACGCGCTGCTCAACACCGCCTCGGGCGCCACCTGGGTGTCGCTGCACCATGGCGGCGGCGTCGGCATGGGCTTCTCCCAGCATTCGGGCGTCGTCATCTGTGCCGACGGCACCGAGGACGCCGCACGCCGGCTGGAGCGCGTGTTGTGGAACGACCCGGCGACCGGCGTCATGCGCCATGCCGATGCCGGCTACGACGTCGCGCTCGACTGCGCCAGGGACAAGGGCCTCAACCTGCCCGGAATCCTTGGTTAA
- the hutG gene encoding N-formylglutamate deformylase, with protein sequence MSGTPWLTVQRGDAPLLVSIPHTGTDLAGLDDLFVTPWLARRDTDWWIEQLYDFAAGLGATVVRTMVSRSIIDVNRDPSGASLYPGQATTELCPTTTFDGEALYKEGQEPDEAGIARRRATYYDPYHAALEGEIVRLRALHPEIVVYDCHSIRSVIPRLFDGKLPLFNLGTNSGKSADPALQEQVVALMAASGRPWVVNGRFKGGWITRRHGQPAHGVHALQMELSCRGYMLEPEGKVEPANWPTRYDPEFAAPMRATLTKILETALAWAGNRNS encoded by the coding sequence ATGAGCGGCACCCCCTGGCTGACGGTCCAGCGTGGCGACGCCCCGCTGCTCGTCAGCATTCCCCATACCGGAACCGATCTTGCCGGGCTCGACGATCTCTTCGTTACGCCCTGGCTGGCGCGGCGCGACACCGACTGGTGGATCGAGCAGCTCTATGATTTTGCCGCCGGCCTGGGCGCCACTGTGGTGCGCACGATGGTTTCGCGGTCGATCATCGACGTCAACCGCGATCCCTCCGGCGCCTCGCTCTATCCCGGTCAAGCGACGACCGAACTCTGCCCAACCACGACCTTTGACGGCGAGGCGCTGTACAAGGAAGGGCAGGAGCCCGACGAGGCCGGAATAGCAAGGCGCCGCGCGACCTATTACGATCCTTATCACGCAGCACTCGAAGGCGAGATCGTCCGCCTCAGGGCCCTGCACCCCGAGATCGTTGTCTACGATTGCCACTCGATCCGCTCGGTCATTCCCCGCCTGTTCGACGGCAAGCTGCCGCTGTTCAACCTCGGCACCAATTCCGGCAAGAGCGCCGATCCCGCCTTGCAGGAACAGGTCGTAGCACTGATGGCCGCCAGCGGCAGGCCCTGGGTGGTCAATGGCCGTTTCAAGGGCGGCTGGATCACCCGCCGGCACGGCCAGCCGGCGCATGGCGTCCACGCCTTGCAGATGGAGCTGTCCTGCCGCGGCTACATGCTCGAGCCGGAAGGCAAGGTCGAGCCTGCCAACTGGCCGACCCGCTACGACCCGGAATTCGCCGCGCCGATGCGCGCGACGCTCACCAAGATTCTCGAAACCGCGCTCGCCTGGGCGGGCAACCGAAACTCCTAG
- the hutH gene encoding histidine ammonia-lyase — protein MTTLVLNPGNATLADWRAIYRGAVPELDPACRPGIKASAETVARIVAKGEPVYGINTGFGKLASVRIPANDLETLQRNIVLSHAAGVGEPMPVAVTRLMMALKLASLAQGASGVREQTIDLLQQMLARGVIPVVPAQGSVGASGDLAPLSHMTATMIGVGDCHTPHGIVPAKVAFVTHELEPITLGAKEGLALLNGTQFSTAYALAALFEAENLYHSALVTGALSTDAAKGSDAPFDPRIHVLRKHRGQIETAETLRNLMAGSAIRESHRVGDERVQDPYCLRCQPQVMGAALTLLRQAADTLGTEANGVTDNPLIFTEDDTALSGGNFHAEPVAFAADMMALAVCEIGSLSERRIAMLVDPALSGMPAFLTPKPGLNSGFMIPQVTAAALVSENKQKAYPASVDSIPTSANQEDHVSMAAHGARRLLGMIENANGVLGIELLAAAQGCDFHAPLASSGALEAVRKLVRAEVPHLDEDRHFHPDMEKAIALVRTGAVVQAIAGVGLPEISGGER, from the coding sequence ATGACCACGCTCGTATTGAACCCCGGCAATGCCACGCTTGCCGACTGGCGCGCCATCTATCGCGGCGCCGTTCCCGAACTCGATCCGGCCTGTCGCCCCGGGATCAAGGCCAGCGCGGAGACGGTGGCGCGGATCGTTGCCAAGGGCGAGCCGGTCTACGGCATCAACACCGGCTTCGGTAAGCTTGCCAGCGTCCGCATCCCGGCCAACGACTTGGAAACGCTCCAGCGCAACATCGTGCTCAGCCATGCCGCCGGCGTCGGCGAGCCGATGCCTGTTGCCGTCACCCGGCTGATGATGGCGCTCAAGCTTGCCAGCCTGGCGCAGGGCGCTTCCGGCGTGCGGGAACAGACAATCGACCTGTTGCAGCAGATGCTCGCCAGGGGCGTCATTCCGGTCGTTCCGGCGCAAGGGTCGGTCGGCGCCTCGGGCGACCTGGCGCCGCTGTCGCACATGACCGCGACGATGATCGGCGTCGGCGACTGCCACACCCCGCATGGCATCGTGCCGGCCAAGGTGGCCTTCGTCACCCACGAGCTCGAGCCGATCACCCTTGGCGCCAAGGAAGGCCTGGCGCTGCTCAACGGCACCCAGTTCTCGACCGCTTATGCGCTGGCCGCATTGTTTGAGGCGGAAAACCTCTATCATTCGGCGCTGGTGACCGGTGCGCTGTCGACCGATGCCGCCAAGGGCTCGGATGCGCCGTTCGACCCGCGCATCCATGTCCTGCGCAAGCATCGCGGCCAGATCGAAACGGCTGAGACGCTGCGCAATCTGATGGCCGGCAGTGCCATTCGTGAAAGCCACCGCGTCGGCGACGAGCGTGTCCAGGATCCGTATTGCCTGCGCTGCCAGCCGCAGGTCATGGGTGCTGCCCTGACCTTGCTGCGCCAGGCCGCCGACACGCTCGGCACCGAGGCCAACGGCGTCACCGACAACCCGCTGATCTTCACCGAGGACGACACCGCGCTGTCGGGCGGCAACTTCCACGCCGAGCCGGTGGCTTTTGCCGCCGACATGATGGCCCTTGCCGTCTGCGAGATCGGCTCGCTGTCGGAACGCCGCATCGCCATGCTCGTCGATCCGGCCCTTTCCGGCATGCCGGCATTTCTCACGCCGAAGCCCGGCCTCAACTCCGGCTTCATGATCCCGCAGGTCACCGCCGCCGCCCTGGTCTCCGAGAACAAGCAGAAGGCCTATCCGGCATCGGTCGATTCGATCCCGACCTCGGCCAACCAGGAAGACCACGTTTCGATGGCCGCCCATGGCGCCCGCCGGCTGCTCGGCATGATCGAGAACGCCAATGGCGTGCTCGGCATCGAGCTGCTGGCCGCGGCCCAGGGCTGCGACTTCCATGCCCCGCTGGCCTCGAGCGGAGCGCTCGAAGCCGTGCGCAAGCTTGTCCGTGCTGAGGTGCCGCATCTCGATGAAGACCGCCATTTCCACCCCGACATGGAAAAGGCCATCGCACTTGTCCGTACCGGCGCCGTCGTCCAGGCAATCGCCGGCGTCGGCCTGCCTGAAATCTCGGGTGGTGAGAGATGA
- the hutI gene encoding imidazolonepropionase: MAGNQSATSARIWRNARLATLAEAAAGLGIVEHGAIAARDGRIVFAGPEVDMPQALRDGAEVIDCDGRWITPGLIDCHTHLVHAGNRANEFEMRLAGATYEEVARAGGGIVSSVKALRAASQADLVAQTLPRLDALMSEGVTTVEVKSGYGLDLDNEAKSLRAARQLAELRPVTVRTTFLGAHALPPEAGGDKDAYIDLVAGPMLDQIAAEGLADAVDGFCEGIAFSTAQMTRVFDAARARGLPVKLHADQLSNLGGAALAATHGALSADHLEYTDEAGAAAMAGAGSVAVILPGAFYFIRETKKPPVELFRRHGVKMAVATDNNPGTSPLTSLLLTMNMAATLFAMTVEECLAGTTREAARALGLLTETGTLETGKWADLAIWDIESPAELVYRMGFNPLHARIWRGK; encoded by the coding sequence ATGGCTGGCAACCAATCAGCGACATCGGCAAGAATTTGGCGCAATGCGCGGCTGGCGACGCTGGCTGAAGCTGCCGCCGGCCTTGGCATTGTCGAACATGGCGCGATTGCCGCTCGTGACGGCCGCATCGTCTTTGCCGGCCCGGAAGTCGACATGCCCCAGGCTCTGCGCGACGGCGCCGAGGTCATCGACTGTGACGGCCGCTGGATCACGCCGGGCCTGATCGACTGCCATACCCATCTGGTCCATGCCGGCAACCGTGCCAACGAGTTCGAGATGCGGCTGGCAGGCGCGACTTATGAAGAGGTGGCGCGGGCAGGGGGCGGCATCGTCTCGTCGGTCAAGGCGCTGCGCGCGGCGAGCCAGGCCGATCTGGTGGCCCAGACCTTGCCGCGCCTCGATGCGCTGATGTCAGAAGGTGTGACGACCGTCGAGGTCAAGTCGGGCTACGGCCTCGACCTCGACAACGAAGCCAAGTCGCTGCGCGCCGCCAGGCAACTGGCCGAGCTGCGGCCGGTGACTGTGCGCACCACCTTCCTCGGGGCGCACGCGCTGCCGCCGGAAGCAGGTGGCGACAAGGACGCCTATATCGATCTCGTTGCCGGCCCGATGCTCGACCAGATCGCAGCCGAAGGCCTTGCCGACGCCGTCGACGGCTTCTGTGAGGGCATCGCCTTTTCGACGGCGCAGATGACGCGTGTCTTCGACGCCGCCCGCGCCAGGGGCCTGCCGGTCAAGCTCCATGCCGACCAGCTCTCCAATCTCGGCGGTGCAGCCCTTGCCGCAACTCATGGCGCGCTGTCGGCCGACCATCTCGAATACACCGACGAAGCGGGTGCTGCCGCAATGGCCGGGGCGGGCTCGGTCGCCGTCATCCTGCCCGGCGCCTTCTATTTCATCCGCGAAACCAAAAAGCCGCCAGTCGAGCTGTTCCGCCGTCACGGCGTGAAAATGGCTGTCGCCACCGACAACAACCCCGGGACGTCGCCGCTGACCTCGCTGCTTTTGACCATGAACATGGCAGCGACCCTGTTTGCCATGACGGTCGAGGAGTGCCTCGCCGGCACCACCCGCGAAGCCGCCCGCGCGCTCGGGCTGCTCACCGAGACCGGCACGCTCGAAACAGGAAAATGGGCCGATCTCGCCATCTGGGACATCGAAAGCCCGGCCGAACTTGTCTATCGCATGGGGTTCAACCCGCTCCATGCCCGTATCTGGAGAGGGAAATGA
- a CDS encoding formimidoylglutamate deiminase, with protein sequence MATIFAEQALLADGWQRDVRMTLAGGRIGTVETGAAAQPGDERHAIVLPGMPNLHSHAFQRGMAGLAEIRGPSSDSFWSWREVMYRFALSMTPEQVEAVAAQLYVEMLEAGFSRVGEFHYLHHDRDGSPYANIAEMAERIAAASVETGIGLTLLPVFYAHSGFGGAPANDGQRRFINDTNRFAQLFEKCGEALKGIDGAVLGLAPHSLRAATPDELAIVTALTSGPVHIHIAEQVKEVEDCVAWSGARPVEWLLRHADVDKSWCLIHATHMTEAETIAMARSGAVAGLCPITEANLGDGVFAAPLFVEHGGKYGVGSDSNVEIGLSGELRMLEYSQRLAHRARNVLATPGQSTGRALFDAALDGGAQALGAGPAGLATGSAADFVSLDPNHPTLAGKSDDAIVDAWIFAGGGKVDCVWANGRKVVSDGAHFRRDAIAARFRNVMMELTAT encoded by the coding sequence GTGGCGACGATCTTTGCGGAACAGGCGCTGCTGGCCGACGGCTGGCAACGCGACGTGCGGATGACATTGGCCGGCGGCCGCATCGGCACAGTGGAAACAGGCGCGGCCGCGCAGCCCGGCGACGAGCGCCACGCCATTGTCCTGCCCGGCATGCCCAATCTGCACAGCCATGCCTTCCAGCGCGGCATGGCAGGCCTGGCCGAAATCCGCGGACCGTCGTCCGACAGCTTCTGGTCCTGGCGCGAAGTGATGTACCGCTTCGCGCTGTCGATGACACCAGAGCAGGTCGAGGCGGTCGCCGCCCAGCTCTATGTCGAAATGCTGGAGGCAGGCTTTTCCCGCGTCGGCGAGTTCCACTATCTCCATCACGACCGCGACGGCAGCCCCTATGCCAACATCGCCGAGATGGCCGAACGCATTGCCGCGGCCTCTGTCGAGACCGGCATCGGGCTGACATTGCTGCCGGTGTTTTATGCCCATTCCGGCTTCGGCGGCGCGCCCGCCAATGATGGCCAGCGTCGATTCATCAACGATACGAATCGCTTCGCACAGCTTTTTGAGAAGTGCGGCGAAGCGCTGAAGGGCATCGACGGTGCGGTGCTCGGCCTGGCGCCGCACAGCCTGCGTGCCGCAACGCCTGACGAACTGGCCATTGTCACCGCGCTGACGTCAGGCCCTGTTCACATCCACATCGCCGAACAGGTCAAGGAAGTCGAAGACTGCGTCGCCTGGTCCGGCGCCCGGCCGGTCGAATGGCTGCTGCGCCATGCCGATGTCGACAAAAGCTGGTGCCTGATCCACGCCACCCACATGACCGAGGCCGAGACGATCGCCATGGCCCGGTCGGGAGCGGTCGCCGGCCTGTGCCCGATCACCGAGGCCAATCTCGGCGACGGCGTCTTTGCAGCGCCGCTGTTCGTCGAACATGGCGGCAAATATGGCGTCGGCTCGGATTCGAATGTCGAGATCGGCCTCAGTGGCGAGCTCAGGATGCTCGAATATTCGCAGCGCCTCGCCCATCGCGCCCGCAACGTGCTGGCGACCCCGGGCCAGTCGACCGGCCGTGCCTTGTTCGACGCAGCACTTGACGGCGGCGCCCAGGCGCTGGGCGCAGGCCCGGCGGGACTTGCAACGGGCTCGGCCGCCGATTTCGTCTCGCTCGACCCCAACCACCCGACGCTCGCCGGCAAATCGGACGATGCCATTGTCGATGCCTGGATCTTTGCCGGCGGCGGCAAAGTCGACTGTGTCTGGGCAAATGGCCGCAAAGTCGTTTCCGACGGCGCACATTTCCGTCGCGACGCTATTGCGGCAAGGTTTCGTAACGTGATGATGGAACTGACGGCGACGTAA
- the hutC gene encoding histidine utilization repressor, which translates to MLQETAGSDASTSLYQRILNDIRDRIVSGEWEPGYRIPFEHELTAEYGCSRMTVNKALSQLAKAGLIERRRRSGSFVRRPQSQAAVLEIHDIRVEVEALGLPYRYELMAQTRRRATTVDRDRLGPGPSVAGQVLALQCLHYAGVRPFCVEDRLINLAAVPEAADQEFLKSAPGPWLIGQVPWSAAEHVIRAASADSETAADLGLASGAPCLIIERRTWSAERPVTHVRFTYPANAHAVVARFTPSDS; encoded by the coding sequence ATGCTTCAAGAGACGGCTGGCAGCGATGCATCGACATCGCTCTACCAGCGCATCCTCAACGACATCAGGGACCGCATCGTTTCGGGCGAATGGGAACCCGGCTACCGCATCCCGTTCGAGCATGAGCTGACCGCCGAATATGGCTGCTCGCGCATGACCGTCAACAAGGCGCTGTCGCAGCTCGCCAAGGCCGGGCTGATCGAACGGCGCCGCCGCTCCGGCAGCTTCGTGCGCCGGCCGCAATCGCAAGCCGCGGTGCTGGAAATCCACGACATCCGCGTCGAGGTCGAAGCGCTCGGCCTGCCCTACCGCTATGAGCTGATGGCCCAGACCAGGCGGCGTGCCACGACGGTCGACCGCGACAGGCTTGGCCCCGGCCCTTCGGTTGCCGGCCAGGTGCTGGCCTTGCAATGCCTGCATTATGCCGGGGTGCGGCCGTTCTGCGTCGAGGATCGGCTGATCAATCTTGCCGCCGTGCCTGAAGCGGCCGATCAGGAATTCCTGAAGTCGGCGCCCGGGCCGTGGCTGATCGGACAGGTGCCGTGGAGTGCCGCCGAGCACGTCATTCGCGCCGCCTCCGCCGACAGCGAAACGGCCGCCGACCTTGGCCTCGCCAGCGGCGCGCCCTGCCTGATCATCGAAAGGCGGACATGGAGCGCCGAGCGCCCGGTCACCCATGTGCGTTTCACCTATCCGGCCAACGCGCATGCCGTGGTCGCCCGCTTCACCCCGTCAGACAGCTAG
- a CDS encoding RidA family protein — protein sequence MSVRRIDVGPRMSQIVIHNNTVYLAGQVGAPGESVAAQTKAILAEIDALLAKAGTDKTKILQAIIWLDDMSTFAEMNSVWDGWVPQGNTPARATGEAKLAGPEYKVEIIITAAA from the coding sequence GCCCCCGCATGAGCCAGATCGTGATCCACAACAACACCGTTTACCTGGCGGGCCAGGTCGGCGCCCCGGGCGAAAGCGTTGCCGCGCAGACCAAGGCCATCCTGGCCGAGATCGACGCGCTGCTGGCCAAGGCCGGCACCGACAAGACCAAGATCCTGCAGGCGATCATCTGGCTCGACGACATGTCGACCTTCGCCGAGATGAACTCGGTCTGGGACGGCTGGGTGCCGCAGGGCAACACGCCGGCGCGCGCCACCGGCGAAGCCAAGCTGGCCGGCCCTGAGTACAAGGTCGAGATCATCATCACCGCCGCTGCATAA